One Microtus pennsylvanicus isolate mMicPen1 chromosome 3, mMicPen1.hap1, whole genome shotgun sequence DNA window includes the following coding sequences:
- the Gpr62 gene encoding G-protein coupled receptor 62, producing MANNTGISATELVGSVGLILAILVEVGAVLGNGTLLVVVLRTPGLQDAFYLAHLCIVDLLAAASIMPLGLLAGPPGLGSVPLDPSSCRAARFLSAALLPACTLGVAALGLARYRLIVHPLRPGARPAPALVLTAVWAAAALLGALSLLGPPPAPPPAPARCSVLAGGLGPFRPLWALLAFALPALLLLAAYGSIFLVARRAALQPPRGTRLRSDSLDSRLSFLPPLRPRLPGGKAALAPALALGQFAACWLPYGCACLAPAARAAAAEAAVTWVAYSAFAAHPFLYGLLQRPVRLALGRLTRRALSRPPKVRMPQAWHPRTLVQRLQGLRKDPALGPSEAPQQTPELAGQNSSVPEAT from the coding sequence ATGGCTAACAACACGGGAATAAGCGCCACCGAACTCGTGGGCTCTGTGGGGTTGATCCTGGCGATTCTCGTAGAGGTGGGGGCCGTGCTGGGCAATGGCACGCTGCTTGTGGTGGTGCTGCGCACTCCCGGGCTGCAAGATGCCTTCTATCTGGCGCACCTGTGCATTGTGGACTTGCTGGCAGCCGCCTCCATCATGCCTCTGGGCCTGCTGGCCGGGCCGCCCGGACTGGGGAGTGTGCCCCTGGACCCCTCATCATGCCGGGCGGCACGCTTCCTCTCAGCGGCTCTGCTCCCCGCCTGCACACTTGGCGTGGCTGCTCTCGGCCTGGCGCGCTACCGTCTCATAGTGCACCCGCTGCGGCCAGGCGCGCGCCCGGCGCCAGCGCTAGTGCTCACGGCGGTGTGGGCGGCGGCCGCGCTCCTGGGAGCGCTCTCCTTGCTGGGGCCACCTCCCGCGCCACCACCGGCTCCGGCTCGCTGCTCCGTCCTGGCCGGAGGACTCGGGCCCTTCCGGCCGCTCTGGGCCCTGCTGGCCTTTGCGCTGCCTGCCCTATTGCTGCTGGCCGCCTACGGTAGCATCTTCCTGGTGGCGCGGCGCGCCGCCCTCCAGCCCCCGCGAGGGACACGGCTCCGCTCCGACTCTCTAGACAGCCGCCTCTCCTTCTTGCCACCCCTCCGGCCACGTTTACCCGGGGGCAAGGCGGCCCTGGCCCCAGCCCTGGCCTTGGGCCAGTTTGCAGCCTGCTGGCTGCCGTATGGCTGTGCATGTTTGGCACCCGCGGCGCGCGCTGCAGCAGCCGAGGCGGCTGTCACCTGGGTAGCCTACTCCGCCTTCGCGGCTCACCCCTTTCTCTATGGCCTGCTGCAGCGCCCGGTGCGCTTGGCGCTGGGCCGTCTCACTCGCCGGGCACTGTCTAGGCCCCCGAAAGTCCGTATGCCGCAGGCCTGGCACCCGCGGACACTCGTTCAGCGCCTTCAGGGGCTTCGCAAGGACCCTGCCCTGGGCCCTTCCGAGGCACCACAACAGACCCCAGAATTGGCAGGACAGAACTCAAGTGTGCCAGAAGCCACTTGA
- the Pcbp4 gene encoding poly(rC)-binding protein 4 isoform X1, translating into MSSSDAGLEEEPELSITLTLRMLMHGKEVGSIIGKKGETVKRIREQSSARITISEGSCPERITTITGSTAAVFHAVSMIAFKLDEDLCAAPANGGSVSRPPVTLRLVIPASQCGSLIGKAGTKIKEIRETTGAQVQVAGDLLPNSTERAVTVSGVPDAIILCVRQICAVILESPPKGATIPYHPSLSLGTVLLSANQGFSVQGQYGAVAPAEVTKLQQLSGHAVPFASASVVPGLDPSTQTSSQEFLVPNDLIGCVIGRQGSKISEIRQMSGAHIKIGNQAEGAGERHVTITGSPVSIALAQYLITACLETAKSTSGGTPGSAPADLPTPFSPPLTALPTAPPGLLGTPYAISLSNFIGLKPVPFLALPPASPGPPPGLAAYTAKMAAANGSKKAERQKFSPY; encoded by the exons ATGAGCAGTTCAGATGCGGGGCTGGAGGAGGAGCCAGAGCTTAGCATCACTCTCACGCTGCGGATGTTGATGCATGGGAAG GAAGTGGGAAGCATCATTGGGAAG AAGGGAGAGACTGTAAAGAGAATCCGGGAGCAG AGCAGTGCCAGGATAACCATCTCTGAGGGATCCTGCCCTGAGCGGATCACTACCATCACCGGCTCTACAGCCGCCGTCTTCCATGCCGTCTCCATGATTGCCTTCAAGCTGGATGAG gaCCTTTGTGCTGCTCCTGCAAATGGCGGCAGTGTCTCCAGACCTCCGGTGACCTTGCGCCTTGTCATCCCTGCCAGCCAGTGTGGATCACTGATTGGGAAGGCAGGCACCAAAATCAAGGAGATCCGAGAG ACTACGGGAGCCCAGGTGCAGGTGGCAGGGGACCTGCTCCCCAATTCCACAGAGCGTGCTGTTACCGTGTCTGGGGTGCCTGATGCCATCATCCTGTGTGTGCGCCAGATATGTGCTGTTATTCTGGAG TCCCCGCCCAAAGGAGCCACTATCCCATATCATCCAAGCCTCTCCCTAGGTACTGTCCTGCTCTCCGCCAACCAG ggtttctctgtccagGGTCAGTATGGAGCAGTGGCCCCTGCAGAG GTCACCAAGCTCCAGCAGCTCTCAGGCCACGCAGTTCCCTTTGCCTCAGCCAGTGTGGTGCCAG GACTGGATCCCAGCACACAGACCAGCTCGCAGGAGTTCCTGGTTCCCAATGAT CTGATTGGCTGTGTGATCGGACGCCAGGGCAGCAAGATCAGCGAGATCCGGCAGATGTCAGGGGCACATATTAAGATTGGGAACCAAGCAGAGGGTGCTGGGGAGCGGCATGTGACCATCACTGGCTCACCTGTATCCATTGCCCTGGCTCAGTACCTCATCACTGCCTG TCTAGAGACGGCCAAGTCTACCTCTGGGGGGACACCTGGCTCAGCCCCCGCAGACCTGCCCACCCCTTTCTCGCCACCCCTGACGGCCCTGCCCACAGCTCCCCCAGGCCTGCTGGGCACACCTTATGCCATCTCCCTCTCCAACTTCATCGGCCTCAAGCCTGTGCCCTTCTTGGCTCTACCACCTGCTTCCCCAGGGCCACCGCCGGGCTTGGCGGCCTACACTGCCAAGATGGCAGCGGCCAATGGGAGCAAGAAAGCTGAACGGCAGAAATTCTCTCCCTACTGA
- the Pcbp4 gene encoding poly(rC)-binding protein 4 isoform X2: MSSSDAGLEEEPELSITLTLRMLMHGKEVGSIIGKKGETVKRIREQSSARITISEGSCPERITTITGSTAAVFHAVSMIAFKLDEDLCAAPANGGSVSRPPVTLRLVIPASQCGSLIGKAGTKIKEIRETTGAQVQVAGDLLPNSTERAVTVSGVPDAIILCVRQICAVILESPPKGATIPYHPSLSLGTVLLSANQGFSVQGQYGAVAPAEVTKLQQLSGHAVPFASASVVPGLDPSTQTSSQEFLVPNDLIGCVIGRQGSKISEIRQMSGAHIKIGNQAEGAGERHVTITGSPVSIALAQYLITAWATAGLGGLHCQDGSGQWEQES, translated from the exons ATGAGCAGTTCAGATGCGGGGCTGGAGGAGGAGCCAGAGCTTAGCATCACTCTCACGCTGCGGATGTTGATGCATGGGAAG GAAGTGGGAAGCATCATTGGGAAG AAGGGAGAGACTGTAAAGAGAATCCGGGAGCAG AGCAGTGCCAGGATAACCATCTCTGAGGGATCCTGCCCTGAGCGGATCACTACCATCACCGGCTCTACAGCCGCCGTCTTCCATGCCGTCTCCATGATTGCCTTCAAGCTGGATGAG gaCCTTTGTGCTGCTCCTGCAAATGGCGGCAGTGTCTCCAGACCTCCGGTGACCTTGCGCCTTGTCATCCCTGCCAGCCAGTGTGGATCACTGATTGGGAAGGCAGGCACCAAAATCAAGGAGATCCGAGAG ACTACGGGAGCCCAGGTGCAGGTGGCAGGGGACCTGCTCCCCAATTCCACAGAGCGTGCTGTTACCGTGTCTGGGGTGCCTGATGCCATCATCCTGTGTGTGCGCCAGATATGTGCTGTTATTCTGGAG TCCCCGCCCAAAGGAGCCACTATCCCATATCATCCAAGCCTCTCCCTAGGTACTGTCCTGCTCTCCGCCAACCAG ggtttctctgtccagGGTCAGTATGGAGCAGTGGCCCCTGCAGAG GTCACCAAGCTCCAGCAGCTCTCAGGCCACGCAGTTCCCTTTGCCTCAGCCAGTGTGGTGCCAG GACTGGATCCCAGCACACAGACCAGCTCGCAGGAGTTCCTGGTTCCCAATGAT CTGATTGGCTGTGTGATCGGACGCCAGGGCAGCAAGATCAGCGAGATCCGGCAGATGTCAGGGGCACATATTAAGATTGGGAACCAAGCAGAGGGTGCTGGGGAGCGGCATGTGACCATCACTGGCTCACCTGTATCCATTGCCCTGGCTCAGTACCTCATCACTGCCTG GGCCACCGCCGGGCTTGGCGGCCTACACTGCCAAGATGGCAGCGGCCAATGGGAGCAAGAAAGCTGA